The segment TTTCTTTGTTCCCAGTTTCCTAAGGGAaaaatctctctcttcttttcagtATCTCCACCAACACAGGCCCTTGTCCTACAGTTCCTTTCTGGGAGACTAGGTCTCCTGAAGCATCTTATAGTCCTCATACAGTGTTCACAGAACTGTCCTTGCAGAGTGAAGGTAGCTTCTCACCAGTAAGCTCTGCAGAACCTGTCCAGAACAATCTTGGCTGGGAGGAAGAGATTTGCTTAGTGAAGGCACCAGTTGCCCTGAATTACAAACTCATGTTCTTAACGATGCCATGAACAAGCTACATGTAGATTTAAAGGGAAGGGGAACAAGGAAGGCTTTGTAGTCTGGGTTTAATTTTGTGTAACTTCATGCTCTTCATCTACCTTGATTTCAGTGTCTAGATGGATTCTACAAGAACAAGGACCCTAGGGAAATGGTTAACAATTTCCATTTCTATCCTAGTGGATCTGCATCCCCTTTGCCCTGGTGAACTCTGCAACAGAAAGCATTTATTACACTGCAACTCACCAATCTTACCAAGGCTCTTGGATTGGGAGAATAGCAAAACAGGATGCTGGAAGATGGCTGGATGACTTCTTCTACCTGGTATGGAGTATTTCTTTGGCAGGTGGCTGGGAGAAAGGACTGGGCAGCAACTTGCTACTGGAAAACTTGCACGTTCTTCCACCCAGGAACCCAGTGTTGCACAGCTCACAGAGGCAGGATGATGTGTAAAACCTCCTCTCACAGCCACTCTGCAGCACACTGAAAGTACTGGGGAAACTTCAGAGCCAAGCTGTGACAAGGAAATCAGTAGGGACACTCCATCTTTTTACTCTCCTGAAGGAATGTATCTCTTGAGTAAGACTATTGAGGTAGCTGGTACTACTCCTGGCACCTAAATGAAGCATTCCTACCTTTTCAGAGGTTGGTCTTGCAGCCTTCACCTAAAAGCTTGCAGCTTTTAACCTAGTTATGTAAAATTCCCTCTagttgttaaaaaaaacaaaccttaaTCAAAATGGCAGGACTGCAGGTCATCAGAAAGCATGGTGCCACTGGAGAAAggtctccacagaaagagttgttggccattggaatgtgctgcccagggaggtggtggagtcaccatccctggaggtgttcaaaagaggattgactgtggcacttgaagccatggtttagttagtcctgaggtgttaggtgataggttggacctgatgacctctgaggtcttttccaacctgattgattctatggaTCCACTGTACAACTCCACTTTTCATCTACCAAGATGAAGCCAAGACTACAGAGGGCTGATAGACTCTTGCTCAACTGGTACTAGGAAGGCAGAGAAGCTTGATCTTGTTTGGTGAGGACAGGCCCCTGAGATTTTATCTGAGCAAATTTGTGTACTAAGAAAGCAAAGTGAAAATggtcattttcttttcagtttgagATGATACTCTAGCTCTGTTTGATTTTTGGCCAAAGGTGCATTTCTGAAaagcttctcttccttcctctgtgcCTGTTTCACTATGCCAAGCAACTGGCTGCATGGGTGGGAGGATGGTGCCctaaagcagccagcagcctggtgggTACACATGGTAACATCTGAATGTTTCAGGTGCTTGGGAGCATCCCGTGGCAAACTTACTTCCAAAGAGTGCTCTCCACTGCCTCAACAGGACAAGCAAGGCTCATCTCCTACCTCTCTGGACTTGGCTGCTTTTTAATGGCCATCCCCTCTGTGCTCATTGGTGCAGTTGCAGCATCAACAGGTAAAACTAATTGACTCTGAATAATGAACATGTTGTCAAAGGTGATCAAAAGCAGGATCCAAAGAAGTACTGATTTAGACTTCAAATTACCTACCCTTCCTTACCCAAAAGCATAGCCCTGGCCACCAGAAATGTGGAGCCCCCTAAGGTTTAAGGCACAGCTACCTAGAGACATTTGAATGGCCCTGAGACCTGTTTACAGCTATTTTGTCACAATGAAATGGTTTTTCATGGACCTTGTGTCGAGGAAAAATGAGAGCAGATGCTGTAAAACCCTGCCTCATCGTTGTTGTAGTGTGATGTTTTAACTCACCCACACCAACAAcagcttaaaggcacagcctaaactgtcacaatcCTACTTCCCAAGAAACTGTATCCTTGCTTGTGATGTCCTCTGCATGTAAGACTCAGCAAAATTACTACagacctgtgtttgttgtgagCTAAAGAGCAGCCAGATCACCAGACATTGAAAGGAATTAGTTAACTCATTCATTCATCTGTCATTAGGGGCATCAGAGCAAAACTCCCTTCTCTTCACAAGTAGGGTCTAAGAGGTTGACCTTTTAACTGTCCCAGCCCTGtaagcacacagagcacagctgatTTCTGTAGATAGCACTGGGAAAAAGGAAATCTTGGAGCTGTTGAGAGCTGCAGCATGCTTCATGGGACTGGGAGAGCATAAGAGaatccaaaaccaaatcaaTGCAAACCTTCAAATGCCAAGTGGGTCTCAGCACTTCGCCCTGCTCTGACCAGTCCTCATGCGAAGTgagcaccgtccctggaggtgttcaagaggggattggaggtggcacttgaagctatggtttagtagtcatgaggtgttgggtgataggttggactggatgacctctgaggtcttttccaaccttattgattctatgattcaaagaaGCAGAAGCCTCAGTGAAGGATTTGTTGTGACTTTTCCTTGTTCTATTTTAAAGACTGGAACCAGACGAGTTACGGTCTCCCGAGCCCGCTGGAGAGAGGGGAATCGGCGATGATACTGCCACTTGTCTTACATTATCTCTGCCCACCATACATCTCCCTTGCTGGTTTGGGAGCCATTGCTGCTGCCACAATGTCTTCTGCAGATtcagctctcctctctgccagctccatgTTTGCTCACAATATCTACAGGAAAATCCTGAGGAAACAGGTacttggagtcctgtgtccagctctgggcccctcagtttaagaagggtattgagacacttgaatgtgtccagagaagggcaacgaggctggggagaggtctggagcacagccctgtgaggagaggctgaggaagctggggctgtttagcctggagaagaggaggctcaggggagacctttttgctgactacaattacctgaagggaggttgtagccaggtggaggttggtctcttctcccaggcaagcagcaccagaacaagaggacacagtctcaagctgtgccaggggaggtttaggctcaaggtgaggagaaagttcttcacagaaagggttgttagccattggaatgtgctgcccagggagctggtggagtcaccatccctggaggcattcaagagggcattggacatggcacttggagccatggtttagttagtcatgaggtattgggtgacaggttggacttgatgatctctgaggtcttttccaaccttattgattctatgattcactacAGCATTCAGCAGTTCTGGTGTCAGGAAAGATGCTTTTGTTTCAAGCCAGTCTCAGACCCAGTCTGCAATTGGAGGTGTCTATGCTTCAGCTGCTGAACAGTTCTGGAGCTAGAGCTTCAGACATGTCAGGGATGTTTATATTCTTGGTAGGCATGCAGATACCCACACTGGTGGGCTTTGCTCTTTATAAAAGTGACTGGTGCAGCATTTGGACCAGGATAATAAGGGAAGATCAAAAAATATACACCACTTAAAattacagagagcagcagcatctccagagatgtCTGCTTTGGGCGCCTGCTGATGGCAAGCACTGCCTGAAAGCAGCGAGGGTATGATGAGAgccagccaggccctgccaggccagggcagtgctggtcaCCCCACCCATGACTGCCATGTCTGTAATGTTAAAATCTCTGTTTTACAGGCCACAGAGGAAGAGGTCTTATGGGCCATGAGGACCTCTGTGCTGGTGTTTGGGGCTGGGGCTACTGGTCTGGCGTTTTACTCCAGGTCTGTCTATGACCTCTGGTTCCTCAGTGGGGACCTGGTGTACACCCTGCTCTtcccccagctgtgctgtgctctcttTGCTCCCTGCACCAACACCTAcggctcagctgctggcttctTGCTTGGGCTCCTCCTGAGACTGCTGGCGGGGGAGCCTGCTCTGAGCATCCCACCTACCATCTGCTACTCAGCCTGCTCCCTGGTGAATGGGACCTACAGTCAGCTCTTCCCCTTTAAAACAGCCACCATGCTTCTCACCTTGGGGACTATCATCACTGTTTCATACTTGGCTGAGGTTTTGTTTCAGAGAAACCTCCTTCCCCGCAGGTGGGATGTTTGCAGTATCAGGGGGGGACCCAGCACCCTCATCCCCTTGCAGCAGTTGGAGAAACAGATGGATTTGCCAGCAGTTGCCCTAGAAGACAACTGTGATTAAATATGGGTCCTCCTTTGAAAGGCCACAGTGCATTCAGCAGCCAGAGTATGGCACAAGCAGCATCActcttccctttgctttctcCAGCAATGAATGATTTAAAAGACCTCACAGAGTAATAAAGACTTGCTCTGTTCATCCAAGCAGAATGCATGTGCTCACAATCTGCAGTGATGAAAAGCTCATGGTGATGGAGCACAATCTTCTGGGCACCTCAGGCCCCAGCAGTGTTTCCTTCAGGGTACCCCTGGTACCCCACCCTAAAGCAGGGCTACAAATCATGCCCCAACATTTATGGCCTTCTCAAATCACATGCTTCTCTCATCACCAAGGGGATGAATTAATGCTTAACAGAGTGGGTATTCTCGATTAAAAAACACAATCAGGTGAGCAAACCTGCTCCCATTACTAGACTTTTAGCATAATCATCCCCTGGGAGTGCATCAGGCCTATAAAAACACAGA is part of the Dryobates pubescens isolate bDryPub1 chromosome 10, bDryPub1.pri, whole genome shotgun sequence genome and harbors:
- the LOC104305313 gene encoding high affinity choline transporter 1; amino-acid sequence: MSLNLPGLVSLSVFFILTLATGIWASWKSKKDQQNRSPTEMAIVGGRNINVFLGLFTATATWVGGAYINGTAEVVYLPSKGLLWLQAPVGFALSLVIGGFFFVNPMRSKNYVTVMDPLQETYGNLMGSLLFIPPLLGEVFWFAAILASLGATMRVILDIGGSLAIIISACIVTLYTLLGGLYSVAYTDVIQLAFITLSLWICIPFALVNSATESIYYTATHQSYQGSWIGRIAKQDAGRWLDDFFYLVLGSIPWQTYFQRVLSTASTGQARLISYLSGLGCFLMAIPSVLIGAVAASTDWNQTSYGLPSPLERGESAMILPLVLHYLCPPYISLAGLGAIAAATMSSADSALLSASSMFAHNIYRKILRKQATEEEVLWAMRTSVLVFGAGATGLAFYSRSVYDLWFLSGDLVYTLLFPQLCCALFAPCTNTYGSAAGFLLGLLLRLLAGEPALSIPPTICYSACSLVNGTYSQLFPFKTATMLLTLGTIITVSYLAEVLFQRNLLPRRWDVCSIRGGPSTLIPLQQLEKQMDLPAVALEDNCD